A genomic segment from Bufo bufo chromosome 8, aBufBuf1.1, whole genome shotgun sequence encodes:
- the TTF1 gene encoding transcription termination factor 1 isoform X4, giving the protein MTPLPLPTCIRDSGWKGTIWKVEHRTMSENPGRKRKERDGASDPNAPDHVLSGPQSQAAGHKGIRKKRKILNLDFMYLGDSDTENKQGSETQEEAADDITADDAVSSNELYQEHNEKLKKSHKTKDSKRHHGDEAPSGEHTDLESRPKKKKKELKKDHEERLLEDLAEESLTADIQHAVRKKIRRQDSGGLQGGDDGSHRQQDFPEEPFSQGNNPDGSETAKQVDIKKKKKKKKRKDGPELEDDITAGETSSIVLHQDHKEKLKKSHKSKYLKTLCGGEDLPKPSVKKKPKKDCREHLLEEEESSTPDVSEKKTKRKDGGDEHHRLHGFDEGPVTTEQGSKSIDQAEDCLVEELLISETQHVSKKKKKRKDDGEKHHRLHGFSEELVTKRKHQDGSETTEQVIESIDQAENLVEESSISETQHVSKKKKKKRKDGGGLQDDGFNERLVSQLECPEGSENPEQVDENIEQIEKPVKKKKKKKKRKDEPHQEGDGLLVDNPSSSVGLPGDEASYREHTEAEDRISRKKKKSKKDQWERPLVDVEECEKNKIKRKDGGGDGSRQQRHQGGAETTDQVDERMGLAEKPVKMKKIKVKPHQVADGLAVDNVSFSLGLHGADPLYGEGTETGDGSRRKKKKKSKEDQRQQPLEDVEESWTSDPQHKSKKKTKEKDGGGKNNRRDEFIVSKRKHEGGSESPERMVDQAEERVKKKKKKRSDRMEETSEILTEEMQLEGGEAPEVNQPYQGQAVERGGNVEGDAEEDTGQTSSRRRDRPETPAPPDDDQNQDKTIQNEGDNRSTTSDENTEKAKKKMKKSVPFTREKDVALVREFFPKISNPRLSFIVQSHEIDRIRAAKQKGIMFRSGKFTNEEDEQIKENVQRFMTEVGIDSAVILFHTYKYPDLKNTITDLKRKFHFHQRIAVGLHRLMVEVHNRGIRLFDPSPIRGRYTDQEVQQLKKYCEIYDNNWPTIGALMNRSHKDSQLKASQLRREVNTGKWSIAETNRLIAAVKTIVLKSLRKCKNTSEEPVTVPKEMLYKGISWVKVEEKVETRNWTHCKIKWFTFIMMRMNYHIHPFKGALGILNHIKIIKWYV; this is encoded by the exons ATGACGCCACTTCCGCTTCCCACGTGCATTCGGGACTCCGGATGGAAGGGAACGATCTGGAAGG TAGAACATCGCACAATGTCTGAGAACCCAGGGAGAAAGCGTAAAGAGCGGGACGGCGCCTCTGACCCAAACGCTCCCGATCATGTACTTTCCGGTCCTCAGAGCCAGGCTGCTGGGCATAAAGGAATAAGGAAGAAAAGGAAAATCCTTAATCTGGACTTCATGTACTTGGGCGACAGCGACACGGAGAATAAACAGGGCAGCGAGACCCAGGAGGAGGCGGCTGATGACATCACAGCAGATGACGCGGTCTCCTCCAATGAACTTTATCAGGAGCATAATGAAAAGTTAAAGAAATCTCATAAAACCAAAGACTCCAAGAGACACCATGGAGACGAAGCGCCATCTGGCGAACATACTGATCTAGAAAGTAGGccaaagaaaaagaagaaggaaCTGAAGAAGGATCATGAGGAACGTCTTTTAGAAGATTTAGCGGAGGAATCGTTGACTGCCGACATCCAACATGCAGTCAGGAAAAAGATAAGGCGGCAGGATAGTGGAGGTCTTCAGGGAGGAGATGATGGAAGCCATAGACAACAGGATTTCCCTGAAGAACCTTTTTCCCAAGGAAATAATCCAGACGGTTCTGAGACAGCAAAGCAAGTGGAcatcaagaagaagaagaaaaagaaaaaaagaaaagatggacctgaactggaagatgacatCACAGCGGGCGAGACGTCCTCCATTGTCCTTCATCAGGATCATAAAGAAAAGCTTAAAAAATCCCATAAATCCAAATACCTGAAGACACTTTGCGGAGGTGAAGATTTACCAAAGCCAAGCGTGAAGAAGAAACCAAAGAAAGATTGCAGGGAGCATCTTTTAGAAGAGGAGGAATCATCGACTCCTGATGTCAGCGAAAAAAAGACAAAGAGGAAGGATGGTGGAGATGAACACCACAGGCTACATGGTTTCGATGAGGGACCCGTCACCACAGAGCAAGGGAGCAAAAGTATAGACCAGGCCGAAGATTGTTTAGTGGAGGAATTGTTGATTTCTGAGACCCAGCATGTAAGCAAGAAGAAGAAAAAGCGGAAGGATGATGGAGAAAAACACCATAGGTTACATGGTTTTAGTGAGGAACTGGTCACCAAAAGAAAGCATCAAGATGGTTCTGAGACCACAGAGCAAGTGATTGAAAGTATAGACCAGGCCGAAAATTTGGTTGAGGAATCGTCTATTTCTGAGACCCAGCATGTAagcaaaaagaagaagaaaaagcggAAGGATGGTGGAGGCCTCCAGGATGATGGTTTCAATGAGAGACTTGTATCCCAATTAGAGTGTCCAGAAGGTTCTGAGAATCCAGAGCAAGTGGATGAAAATATAGAGCAGATAGAAAAACCTgtcaagaagaagaaaaagaagaaaaaaagaaaggatgAGCCTCATCAGGAGGGTGATGGCCTCCTAGTGGATAACCCGTCCTCCTCAGTTGGCCTCCCTGGAGATGAAGCTTCATATAGAGAACATACTGAGGCAGAAGACAGGATAAGTCGAAAGAAAAAGAAGTCTAAGAAAGATCAGTGGGAACGTCCTTTGGTAGATGTGGAGGAATGTGAGAAGAATAAAATAAAGCGGAAGGATGGTGGAGGTGATGGCAGTAGGCAGCAAAGACACcaaggtggtgctgagaccacagaCCAAGTGGATGAACGTATGGGCCTGGCAGAAAAACCTGTCAAGATGAAGAAGATAAAGGTTAAACCTCACCAGGTGGCTGATGGCCTCGCAGTGGATAATGTGTCCTTCTCACTTGGCCTCCATGGAGCTGATCCTCTATACGGTGAAGGTACAGAGACAGGAGATGGGTCGAGacgaaagaaaaagaagaaatctAAAGAAGATCAGAGGCAACAGCCTTTGGAAGATGTGGAGGAATCATGGACTTCCGACCCCCAACATAAAAGCAAGAAGAAGACAAAGGAAAAGGATGGTGGTGGTAAAAACAATAGGCGAGATGAGTTTATTGTCAGCAAAAGGAAGCATGAAGGAGGTTCTGAGAGCCCGGAGCGAATGGTAGACCAAGCCGAAGAACgtgtgaagaagaagaagaagaaacgcTCAGACAGGATGGAGGAGACCTCTGAAATCTTGACTGAGGAGATGCAGCTGGAAGGTGGTGAAGCCCCAGAGGTGAATCAACCATACCAGGGCCAGGCGGTGGAAAGAGGTGGGAATGTGGAGGGTGATGCAGAAGAAGACACGGGACAAACGTCAAGCAGAAGAAGGGATAGACCTGAGACTCCTGCTCCCCCAGACGACGACCAGAATCAAGACAAGACGATTCAGAATGAGGGTGACAACAG ATCGACCACTTCAGatgaaaacactgaaaaagctaaAAAGAAGATGAAGAAATCTGTTCCATTTACGCGGGAAAAAGACGTTGCGCTGGTTAGAGAGTTTTTTCCCAAGATCTCCAATCCCAGGCTGTCGTTTATCGTACAGTCCCATGAAATCGATAGAATCAGAGCCGCCAAGCAGAAAG GAATTATGTTCCGTAGCGGCAAGTTTACCAACGAAGAAGATGAACAGATCAAAGAGAATGTACAAAGGTTTATGACAGAAGTTGGGATAGATTCAGCAGTGATTCTTTTCCACACCTACAAGTATCCGGACCTAAAAAATACGATCACAGATCTGAAAAGAAAATTTCATTTTCACCAAAGAATCG CTGTAGGATTACATCGCTTAATGGTAGAAGTCCATAATCGAGGAATACGGCTATTCGACCCTTCTCCAATCCGAGGACG GTACACGGACCAGGAGGTGCAGCAGCTGAAGAAGTACTGTGAAATATATGACAACAACTGGCCGACTATTGGGGCTTTAATGAACCGTAGTCACAAGGACTCTCAGTTAAAGGCCTCCCAACTCCGTCGAG AGGTGAACACCGGGAAATGGAGCATAGCAGAAACGAATCGTCTGATCGCAGCTGTGAAGACAATTGTTCTGAAATCTCTTCGGAAATGTAAGAATACCAGCGAAGAGCCGGTGACTGTCCCCAAAGAAATGCTGTACAAGGGTATATCATGGGTCAAGGTAGAGGAAAAGGTTGAGACGAGAAACTGGACGCATTGTAAGATAAAATG